A window from Chryseobacterium vaccae encodes these proteins:
- a CDS encoding CusA/CzcA family heavy metal efflux RND transporter — translation MLDKIIKFSIKNKVVVGIMTLLLIIWGVWSATKLPIDAVPDITNNQVQIITVCPTLAGQEVEQLVTFPIEQSIANVPDIEETRSISRFGLSVITVVFKENVDVYFARQLVNERLKQAAEEIPKGVGTPELAPVSTGLGEVYQYILHPKKGSEKKYDAKELRTMQDWIVRRQLNGTPGVAEVNSFGGELKQYEVAVNPDRLKAMGVSITDIFTALEKNNQNTGGAYIDKKPNAYFIRGIGFVTSLDDIKSIAVKNETGSVPIFIKDVADVRLGSAVRYGALTYNGKVDAVGGVVMMLKGANSNEVVSNIKAKIPTIQKSLPDDVLIEPFLDRTDLVGRAINTVEKNLIEGALIVIFVLVVFLGNFRAGLIVASAIPLSLLFALGMMNVFGVSANLMSLGAIDFGLIIDGAVIIVEATLHHLGIRKSVGRLTQSEMDEEVFLSASKIRNSAAFGEIIILIVYIPILTLVGVEGKMFTPMAKTVGFAILGALILSLTYIPMMSALFLSKNISHKETFSDKMMNRLQKIYQPLLQRAIKVKYIIVSATVFIFVITAFIFKNMGGEFIPQLQEGDYAFHCILPQGSSLSQSIETSMQASRIIKQFDEVKMVVGKTGSAEVPTDPMPPEATDMIIVLKPKNEWKSKKSYEELGDEISEKLETIPGVFFEKNQPIQMRFNELMTGIRQDVAVKIFGENLDSLSIYADKVGKIIQTVDGATAPQIERVSGLPQINVVYDRTRMANYGLNIEDVNNAVSTAFAGKAAGQVFENERRFDLVVRLDSLHRTNIDDVNNLMISAGSGAQIPLSQVANISYKLGPAQISREEGKRRIVIGFNVKDRDVQSVVKDIQAKLDKEIKLPSGYYFTYGGQFENLQEASKRLMIAVPVSLFLIFMLLYFTFRSFKQAALIFTAIPMSAIGGVFALLLRDMPFSISAGIGFIALFGVAVLNGIVLIGTFNQLEKEGETDVMKRVYEGTKTRLRPVLMTATVASLGFLPMAISTGAGAEVQKPLATVVIGGLVTATFLTLFVLPMLYIIFNSKISGRNFKIKPSVTVIVFGFLMFGQFFNAQTRQISVEQAVEIATENNLTLKSKALSIQSAEALRGTAKELPKLNFEAQLGQYNSPKFDQSFAISQSIPFPTLFKARRELINENVKSRQIDREVSANELVKQVRTYYYQIEYLQYNQSKLKNLDSLYQDFIRIATVRFKAGDIKKIEINTAETQKGEINLLLKQNEVYLNNAYKNLRTLLNTPDDFEVPFKNSYEPLKAENILDSTAVANNPAVKAFYHEMEIAEKNKNVEKAQGLPEFSLGLTSQSLIGFHTKNGQEKFYNAGDRFNSFSVGVAIPLAFGATKARMKSLEYEKQAAEANARMMKQQLSAQLENAFSQYQQDIQQYDYYIEQAVPNAEKIVKAAQLGYKTGEISYVEYLFALQTATNIQLKYLESIQQVNQSVVTINSIINK, via the coding sequence GTGTTAGATAAAATCATAAAATTCAGTATCAAAAATAAGGTCGTTGTTGGTATCATGACCTTGCTGCTGATTATCTGGGGAGTGTGGAGCGCTACTAAACTTCCCATAGATGCCGTACCGGATATTACCAACAATCAGGTGCAGATTATCACAGTCTGTCCTACACTGGCAGGACAGGAAGTAGAACAGCTCGTAACCTTTCCTATTGAGCAGAGCATTGCCAACGTTCCGGATATAGAAGAAACAAGAAGTATCTCAAGGTTCGGACTTTCTGTGATTACCGTTGTTTTCAAAGAAAATGTGGATGTTTACTTTGCCAGGCAGCTGGTGAATGAGCGCCTGAAACAGGCTGCAGAAGAAATCCCCAAAGGAGTAGGAACACCCGAACTGGCTCCCGTAAGTACGGGACTGGGAGAGGTTTATCAGTATATCCTCCATCCGAAAAAAGGAAGCGAAAAGAAATACGATGCCAAAGAACTCCGTACCATGCAGGACTGGATCGTTCGCAGGCAGCTTAACGGAACCCCGGGAGTAGCAGAAGTAAACAGCTTTGGAGGAGAATTAAAACAGTATGAAGTAGCTGTTAATCCGGATCGTCTGAAAGCAATGGGAGTGAGCATCACCGATATTTTTACCGCTCTGGAAAAAAACAACCAGAATACGGGAGGCGCTTATATTGATAAAAAACCAAATGCTTACTTTATCCGGGGAATCGGTTTTGTAACATCTCTGGACGATATTAAAAGTATTGCTGTAAAAAATGAAACAGGAAGCGTTCCGATCTTTATCAAAGATGTGGCAGATGTACGGCTTGGAAGTGCTGTACGCTATGGTGCGTTAACCTATAACGGAAAAGTAGACGCTGTAGGTGGCGTTGTTATGATGCTGAAAGGTGCCAACAGTAACGAAGTCGTAAGCAATATCAAAGCTAAAATTCCTACCATTCAGAAATCCCTTCCCGATGATGTGTTGATAGAACCGTTCCTGGACAGAACAGATCTGGTAGGAAGAGCCATCAATACCGTAGAAAAAAATCTTATTGAAGGCGCATTGATCGTTATCTTCGTTTTGGTAGTCTTTCTTGGAAACTTCAGAGCAGGCCTTATTGTAGCTTCTGCCATTCCGCTGTCATTGCTTTTTGCTTTGGGAATGATGAATGTATTTGGTGTGAGTGCCAATTTAATGAGTCTCGGAGCTATCGATTTCGGTCTGATCATAGACGGAGCCGTGATTATTGTGGAAGCAACCCTGCATCATTTAGGAATTAGGAAATCCGTAGGAAGACTTACCCAAAGTGAAATGGATGAAGAAGTTTTTCTTTCAGCATCCAAGATCCGTAACAGTGCCGCATTTGGAGAAATTATCATCCTTATCGTTTACATTCCGATTCTTACCCTGGTGGGAGTAGAAGGAAAAATGTTTACCCCGATGGCCAAAACAGTAGGATTTGCCATTTTAGGAGCTTTGATCCTTTCACTGACCTATATTCCAATGATGAGTGCCCTGTTTTTGTCTAAAAATATATCCCATAAAGAAACTTTTTCAGATAAAATGATGAATCGTCTGCAAAAGATCTATCAGCCATTGCTGCAGAGAGCCATCAAAGTAAAATATATCATTGTTTCAGCGACTGTTTTCATATTCGTCATTACCGCTTTTATTTTCAAAAATATGGGTGGAGAATTTATTCCTCAGCTGCAGGAAGGAGATTATGCCTTCCACTGTATTCTTCCTCAGGGAAGTTCATTGAGCCAGAGTATAGAAACCTCTATGCAGGCTTCAAGGATCATCAAACAGTTTGATGAGGTGAAAATGGTAGTCGGAAAAACCGGTTCCGCCGAAGTTCCTACCGATCCCATGCCTCCCGAAGCTACTGATATGATCATCGTTTTGAAACCAAAAAACGAATGGAAATCGAAGAAATCTTATGAAGAACTGGGAGATGAGATCAGCGAAAAACTGGAAACTATTCCGGGAGTTTTCTTTGAAAAGAACCAGCCGATCCAGATGCGTTTCAACGAGCTGATGACAGGAATCAGACAGGACGTTGCCGTAAAAATTTTTGGTGAAAACTTAGACTCCCTTTCCATCTATGCAGATAAAGTAGGAAAGATCATTCAGACGGTTGACGGAGCTACAGCCCCACAGATCGAGAGAGTAAGCGGACTTCCGCAGATCAATGTGGTATACGACAGAACGAGAATGGCCAACTACGGACTGAATATTGAAGATGTAAACAACGCCGTAAGTACAGCATTTGCAGGAAAAGCAGCAGGTCAGGTTTTTGAAAATGAAAGACGTTTTGATCTCGTAGTCCGTCTCGACAGCCTTCACAGAACTAATATCGATGATGTGAATAATCTGATGATCTCAGCCGGTTCAGGAGCACAGATCCCATTGTCTCAGGTGGCTAATATCAGTTATAAGCTGGGGCCGGCACAGATCAGCCGTGAAGAAGGGAAAAGAAGAATCGTGATAGGTTTTAATGTAAAAGACCGTGATGTACAGAGTGTAGTAAAAGATATTCAGGCAAAACTGGATAAAGAAATTAAACTGCCTTCAGGATACTACTTTACCTACGGAGGTCAGTTTGAGAATCTTCAGGAAGCAAGCAAGCGTCTGATGATTGCCGTTCCGGTTTCCTTATTCCTGATCTTTATGCTGCTGTATTTCACGTTCCGTTCATTCAAGCAGGCTGCTTTGATCTTTACCGCTATTCCGATGAGTGCCATTGGAGGTGTATTCGCCCTTTTGTTAAGAGATATGCCATTCAGTATTAGTGCAGGAATAGGATTTATTGCCCTTTTCGGAGTTGCCGTACTTAACGGGATCGTTCTGATCGGAACATTCAACCAGCTGGAGAAAGAAGGAGAAACCGATGTGATGAAGAGAGTATATGAAGGCACCAAAACCAGGCTGAGACCCGTTTTAATGACGGCAACCGTTGCTTCATTAGGATTCCTTCCGATGGCTATTTCCACAGGAGCGGGAGCTGAAGTACAGAAACCTCTGGCGACCGTAGTGATCGGTGGATTAGTTACCGCAACTTTCCTTACTTTATTCGTTTTACCGATGCTTTATATCATTTTTAATAGCAAGATTTCAGGACGAAACTTCAAAATAAAACCTTCTGTAACGGTGATCGTATTTGGATTTTTGATGTTCGGACAGTTTTTTAATGCACAGACCCGCCAGATCTCCGTTGAACAGGCGGTAGAAATAGCAACGGAAAATAACCTGACTTTAAAATCAAAAGCACTCAGCATACAATCTGCAGAAGCATTGAGAGGAACAGCAAAAGAACTTCCCAAACTCAATTTTGAAGCGCAGCTGGGACAATATAACAGTCCGAAATTCGATCAGTCATTTGCCATTTCGCAGAGCATTCCTTTTCCAACACTTTTTAAAGCACGAAGAGAGCTGATTAATGAAAACGTAAAAAGTCGTCAGATCGATAGGGAAGTTTCAGCCAATGAGCTGGTGAAACAGGTACGGACATATTACTACCAGATTGAATATCTTCAGTACAACCAGTCAAAGCTGAAAAACCTAGACAGTCTTTACCAGGATTTCATCAGGATTGCTACCGTAAGGTTCAAAGCAGGAGATATTAAAAAGATTGAAATTAATACCGCCGAAACTCAAAAAGGCGAAATCAACCTGTTACTTAAGCAGAATGAAGTTTATCTGAACAATGCCTATAAAAATTTAAGGACCCTGCTGAATACTCCGGATGATTTTGAAGTCCCCTTCAAAAACAGCTATGAGCCTTTAAAAGCCGAAAATATTCTCGACAGTACAGCTGTAGCCAATAATCCGGCAGTGAAAGCTTTTTATCATGAAATGGAAATAGCAGAGAAAAATAAGAATGTTGAAAAAGCACAGGGACTTCCTGAATTCAGCCTCGGACTAACAAGCCAGTCATTGATTGGGTTTCATACCAAAAACGGTCAGGAAAAATTCTACAATGCCGGAGACCGCTTCAATTCATTCTCTGTAGGAGTTGCCATTCCATTAGCTTTTGGGGCAACAAAGGCAAGGATGAAGTCTTTAGAATATGAAAAGCAGGCCGCGGAAGCCAATGCTCGTATGATGAAACAGCAGCTTTCTGCACAGCTTGAAAATGCATTTAGTCAATATCAACAGGATATACAGCAGTATGACTACTATATAGAACAAGCTGTTCCGAATGCAGAGAAAATTGTAAAAGCAGCCCAGCTAGGCTATAAAACAGGAGAAATATCTTATGTGGAATACCTCTTTGCCTTGCAGACTGCCACCAATATCCAGCTTAAATATTTAGAGTCCATCCAGCAGGTCAACCAATCTGTAGTTACCATTAATTCAATCATTAATAAATAA
- a CDS encoding DUF6660 family protein, which translates to MNLFRWILAFYFMALSLMPCEDVHRPSGSEDVKLTFNMEESHSKDKGDICSPLCTCSCCQITVSAFKMHSLLKIPDHIPAYFSKKILFQKNNFAYQVYDHIWQPPKI; encoded by the coding sequence ATGAACCTGTTCAGATGGATATTAGCATTCTATTTTATGGCATTGTCACTCATGCCATGCGAAGATGTGCACCGTCCTTCCGGTTCAGAGGATGTGAAGCTTACCTTTAATATGGAGGAGTCTCATTCCAAAGACAAAGGAGATATTTGCTCACCGCTTTGTACATGCAGCTGCTGTCAGATCACAGTGTCTGCTTTTAAAATGCATTCCCTGCTGAAAATTCCGGATCATATTCCGGCCTATTTCTCTAAGAAAATTCTTTTTCAGAAAAACAATTTCGCTTATCAGGTGTATGACCACATCTGGCAGCCTCCCAAGATTTAA